Proteins encoded together in one Priestia aryabhattai window:
- a CDS encoding autorepressor SdpR family transcription factor has protein sequence MNETFKALADPTRRKILELLKERDLTAGEISEYFNMTKPSISNHLKILKQADLVQDEKRGQFVIYSLNTTVFQDLIGWFFSFQKGEN, from the coding sequence TTGAATGAAACATTTAAAGCCTTAGCGGATCCCACTCGCAGAAAGATTTTAGAGCTGCTAAAAGAGCGGGATTTAACCGCAGGAGAAATTTCCGAGTATTTTAATATGACCAAACCAAGCATCTCAAATCATTTAAAAATCTTGAAGCAAGCGGACCTCGTTCAAGATGAAAAAAGAGGGCAGTTTGTGATTTATTCATTAAATACAACCGTTTTTCAAGATTTAATCGGCTGGTTTTTCAGCTTTCAGAAAGGAGAGAATTAA
- a CDS encoding SdpI family protein, with translation MKKHVFPLGITLLTLAVWLIALPQLPATMPIHWGANGEADGFATKINAMILTVGIMVLIYFIIAFIPRIDPRKENYKYFSKTYNILLNAVLLLFFFINMSTILQGLGYNVPMSYIVPIVVGIIFIIIGNYLQRVRSNYFMGIRTPWTLSNETVWKKTHRLSGKLFFIGGLLIFISAFLPDGYKSMVMWVSIVLCVAIPYLYSYLVYKKEMNM, from the coding sequence ATGAAAAAGCACGTATTTCCTTTAGGTATTACCCTCTTAACGCTGGCGGTATGGCTGATTGCACTGCCGCAACTTCCAGCTACGATGCCCATTCACTGGGGAGCAAATGGGGAAGCAGACGGATTTGCAACAAAGATAAATGCAATGATATTAACAGTAGGAATCATGGTACTTATTTACTTTATAATCGCATTCATTCCGCGAATTGACCCTCGAAAAGAAAATTATAAGTATTTTTCAAAAACGTATAACATCCTTTTAAATGCCGTGCTGCTATTATTCTTTTTTATAAATATGAGTACCATTTTACAGGGGCTTGGTTATAATGTGCCGATGTCGTACATTGTTCCAATTGTTGTTGGAATCATTTTTATCATTATCGGAAACTACTTGCAGCGCGTTCGCTCTAACTATTTTATGGGTATTCGTACACCGTGGACGCTAAGCAATGAAACCGTATGGAAAAAGACGCATCGTTTATCTGGAAAGCTCTTTTTTATCGGCGGACTGCTAATCTTCATTAGCGCTTTTTTACCTGATGGATATAAGTCAATGGTCATGTGGGTTAGTATCGTTCTTTGTGTGGCGATTCCTTATCTGTATTCGTACTTGGTGTATAAAAAAGAAATGAATATGTAG
- the folE gene encoding GTP cyclohydrolase I FolE: MALSTQNLIAQKFLETLGTNSTEIDKKIGQADTFMNAVKELIDLCGDNPERDGLEETPYRVLKAFLEYTEGYREDPKAHLEKTFDVNHNELVLIRDIEFHSMCEHHFAPFFGVAHVGYIPDKKITGLSKIARTVEGYAKRFQVQERLTNEIADAIEEVLEPKGVMVIIEAKHMCMCGRGIKKSSASTATSSVRGTFMEKPEVRGEFLSLLQRQM, translated from the coding sequence ATGGCACTTAGTACACAAAATTTAATTGCTCAAAAATTTTTAGAAACATTAGGCACAAATTCAACTGAAATAGATAAAAAAATAGGTCAAGCTGACACATTTATGAATGCGGTGAAAGAACTGATCGATTTATGCGGAGATAATCCGGAAAGAGACGGCCTTGAAGAGACTCCTTACCGAGTGTTAAAGGCATTTTTAGAATATACGGAAGGCTACAGAGAAGACCCGAAAGCTCATTTGGAAAAAACATTCGATGTGAATCACAACGAATTGGTGTTAATACGAGATATTGAATTTCACTCAATGTGTGAACATCACTTCGCGCCGTTCTTTGGCGTTGCTCACGTTGGGTATATACCGGATAAAAAAATCACAGGTCTATCTAAAATCGCTCGTACGGTAGAAGGATACGCAAAGAGATTTCAAGTTCAAGAACGTTTAACGAATGAAATTGCAGATGCAATCGAAGAGGTGTTAGAGCCTAAAGGAGTTATGGTGATTATTGAAGCAAAGCATATGTGTATGTGCGGAAGAGGAATCAAAAAGTCTTCAGCTTCTACAGCCACTTCATCCGTTCGAGGAACATTTATGGAAAAACCAGAGGTTCGAGGAGAGTTCTTATCTCTTTTGCAAAGACAAATGTAA
- a CDS encoding NAD(P)/FAD-dependent oxidoreductase: MQHVDVLIIGGGPAGISAAVWCKRLGVECLLLEEQAQLGGQLFTIFNEIIDYPGIQAENGIEMQRKMVQHFIDMGCLYEVNTKVFSINERSKTVKVKQQETEKEICYTYLILATGSSQRKLGVPGEQQMIDRGEIYSASADGERLKGKKVALIGGGDRAFEGAHLLASKAKEVYLIHRSTHFKAREQYVEKVLSNPDVKVITDTEVTAIHGKHHVTSIDLKSENKECQNLLVDAVLIRLGVAPNVELIKEKVTTTQSGLIVINKVHQSSNPHIYAIGDACTTPLFSSISSSAGQGAVVAKHLSSLLNE, translated from the coding sequence ATGCAACACGTTGATGTACTGATTATTGGCGGAGGACCCGCTGGCATCTCTGCTGCTGTGTGGTGTAAAAGGTTAGGCGTTGAGTGCTTGCTTCTTGAAGAGCAGGCACAATTAGGCGGACAGCTGTTTACTATTTTTAATGAGATTATCGATTATCCCGGGATACAAGCGGAAAATGGAATAGAGATGCAGCGTAAAATGGTTCAGCATTTTATTGATATGGGCTGCTTATATGAAGTGAATACAAAAGTATTTTCCATTAACGAACGCTCTAAAACAGTAAAAGTGAAGCAGCAAGAAACAGAAAAAGAAATTTGCTATACGTATCTTATTTTAGCGACGGGCTCTAGTCAGCGAAAGCTGGGAGTGCCTGGTGAACAGCAAATGATTGACCGAGGAGAAATATATTCTGCCTCAGCAGACGGCGAACGGTTAAAAGGTAAAAAAGTTGCCCTTATTGGCGGAGGAGACCGGGCTTTTGAAGGAGCACATCTTTTAGCATCAAAAGCAAAAGAAGTGTATCTTATTCATCGCTCTACGCATTTTAAAGCAAGAGAGCAATACGTTGAAAAAGTTCTTTCCAACCCCGATGTTAAAGTGATAACAGATACCGAAGTGACGGCTATCCATGGAAAGCATCACGTCACATCTATCGATTTAAAGAGTGAAAACAAAGAATGCCAGAACTTATTAGTAGACGCAGTGCTGATTAGACTAGGCGTAGCGCCCAATGTTGAACTCATTAAAGAAAAAGTCACCACTACACAAAGCGGGCTTATCGTTATCAATAAAGTGCATCAAAGCAGTAACCCACATATTTACGCAATTGGAGACGCGTGCACGACTCCCTTGTTTTCTAGTATCAGCTCTTCAGCCGGTCAAGGAGCGGTTGTAGCCAAGCATTTATCGAGTCTTTTGAATGAGTGA
- a CDS encoding PAS domain-containing protein: MIMKHLDRLNTQLLKEYSEGIFFINCEGDIMFSNEAAFKLTGNEHKEKSQQLTALIHKSKQQQAQNLFQRALKGEKVQFSTIIDHKTKKELHLYITLIPIIVSEQVAGVYAVCRDHSKEQERSNHISQLETHLKMEQKLANVGSWCYDVMEDESYWSHQLYNIYGLNPNQLFTPSFKDVLQFINGRDQKRLEEAVMEALSTGESYKIEYALMRPSGEERTVFEQADAVVDEQGNVIQLIGVVHDITESKVITNKLKQKEQQFQTIYNNLDAGIWSVDVQSNKVIVCSSGVNNIYGEDAIKFLEDRDLWESFIHW; encoded by the coding sequence ATGATAATGAAACATCTTGATCGTTTGAACACACAGCTTTTAAAAGAATACAGTGAAGGTATTTTTTTCATTAACTGTGAAGGAGACATCATGTTTAGCAACGAAGCAGCCTTCAAGCTAACAGGAAACGAACACAAAGAAAAAAGCCAGCAGCTGACAGCTCTTATACATAAATCCAAACAACAGCAAGCACAAAATCTCTTTCAACGTGCTTTAAAAGGGGAAAAAGTTCAGTTTTCTACGATTATCGACCACAAAACAAAAAAAGAACTTCATTTATATATTACCCTAATCCCTATTATCGTAAGTGAGCAAGTAGCAGGTGTCTATGCCGTCTGCCGAGATCATTCAAAAGAGCAAGAGCGCTCTAATCACATTTCTCAATTAGAAACGCATTTGAAAATGGAGCAAAAGCTTGCGAATGTGGGAAGCTGGTGTTATGACGTTATGGAAGATGAAAGTTATTGGTCTCATCAGCTTTATAATATTTACGGATTAAACCCCAATCAGCTCTTCACTCCCTCTTTTAAAGACGTTCTTCAATTTATCAACGGCCGTGATCAAAAAAGGTTAGAAGAAGCGGTTATGGAGGCACTTTCAACGGGAGAAAGCTATAAAATTGAATACGCACTGATGCGGCCTAGCGGTGAAGAACGTACGGTGTTTGAACAAGCGGATGCGGTAGTAGATGAGCAAGGAAACGTCATACAGCTGATTGGCGTTGTTCATGATATTACAGAATCGAAAGTAATTACGAATAAATTAAAGCAAAAAGAACAGCAGTTTCAAACGATTTATAACAATTTAGACGCTGGAATATGGTCGGTTGATGTACAAAGCAATAAAGTGATTGTATGCTCCAGTGGTGTTAACAACATTTACGGAGAAGATGCGATTAAATTTTTAGAAGATAGAGATCTGTGGGAAAGTTTTATTCATTGGTAA
- a CDS encoding putative bifunctional diguanylate cyclase/phosphodiesterase gives MDQLEYLATHDYVTNLPNRRKFEKKLKNFIRQMKKGGESLAVFHLGLERFKHINDTLGHDVGDRLLQCIANRLKKFVAPGVMLARVGEDELAICFLSLAHINECQKLAAALFQKIEKEVTIDDFSLYVTASIGISIYPHDGEDAKTLLTNANLATRRAKEVGRSDWQLYSPLMDSETYKSYHLEKGLRNALLQDEFFIEYQPKVHTNSREIDSIEALIRWNHPEWGRVSPGDFIPLAEETNLIIELGDWMIEHVCKQLQQWKSQGLQTVPVSINVSSKHLLKRGFVEHVQKTLARYKIDPSFIEFEVTESSIIQYEEHVKKVMDELKQIGVTFALDDFGTGFSSLSHLKDFEFNTLKIDKTFIRHAIDKGKQQAITKSILYLAHALNMKVIAEGVETKEQLSFLQQHECSFIQGYIASQPAAPQKIAEYLKVRFL, from the coding sequence ATGGATCAACTTGAATATCTTGCAACTCATGATTATGTAACGAACTTACCGAATCGAAGAAAGTTTGAAAAAAAATTAAAAAATTTCATTCGACAGATGAAAAAAGGTGGAGAATCATTAGCGGTCTTTCATCTAGGACTGGAGCGTTTTAAACATATTAATGATACATTAGGCCACGACGTAGGCGATCGCTTGCTGCAGTGTATCGCCAATCGGTTAAAAAAGTTCGTGGCGCCAGGTGTGATGCTAGCCAGAGTAGGAGAAGACGAGCTTGCGATTTGCTTCTTATCTCTGGCACACATAAATGAGTGTCAAAAGCTAGCCGCTGCTCTTTTTCAAAAAATCGAAAAAGAAGTTACCATTGACGACTTTTCTCTATACGTCACAGCAAGTATAGGAATCAGCATCTACCCGCATGACGGTGAAGATGCAAAGACGCTATTGACGAATGCCAACCTTGCTACGCGCCGTGCAAAAGAAGTAGGACGAAGCGACTGGCAGCTGTATTCTCCGTTAATGGACAGCGAGACGTATAAAAGCTATCATCTAGAAAAAGGCCTGCGCAACGCACTTCTTCAAGATGAGTTTTTTATTGAATATCAGCCAAAGGTTCATACAAACAGCAGAGAAATTGACAGTATTGAAGCGTTAATTCGCTGGAATCACCCGGAATGGGGACGCGTATCACCAGGAGACTTTATTCCATTAGCGGAAGAAACCAATTTAATTATTGAACTCGGCGACTGGATGATCGAGCATGTCTGTAAACAGCTGCAGCAGTGGAAAAGTCAAGGCTTACAAACCGTGCCCGTTTCGATTAACGTCTCATCTAAACATTTGCTAAAACGAGGGTTTGTAGAACACGTTCAAAAAACGTTAGCCCGTTACAAAATCGACCCTTCATTCATTGAATTTGAAGTGACGGAAAGTTCCATTATTCAGTATGAAGAACATGTGAAGAAAGTCATGGACGAATTAAAGCAAATCGGCGTAACGTTTGCTTTAGATGATTTTGGTACCGGTTTTTCTTCGTTATCACATTTAAAAGACTTCGAATTTAACACGTTAAAAATCGACAAAACGTTTATTCGACACGCGATTGATAAAGGAAAGCAGCAGGCCATTACAAAAAGCATTTTGTACTTAGCTCACGCTCTTAACATGAAAGTGATCGCAGAAGGCGTTGAAACAAAAGAGCAGCTGTCCTTTTTACAACAGCATGAATGTTCATTTATTCAAGGCTATATTGCCAGCCAGCCAGCTGCTCCTCAAAAAATCGCAGAATATTTAAAGGTACGATTTCTATAA
- a CDS encoding glycosyltransferase family 2 protein gives MNNQRVVTGSIGASYMRPRIVAFIPAHNEEKSIRDCLAGLGDQLLPNNVELDVFVIADNCTDRTKEKAELAGDEFDLNVKVLVTENNKQRKVGALNTAWKKIYGDTLDLYNTTLTKYQQLYKESIKAILGMDADSRLAPKALINLWEDLMTSRNIGGVMAKYTMRMPEKKNSLSKDDVHYEEKLASGEYGGPIARWWTHQQKQDMASWLLDLQYHGGSTYVLGGQATLFRPEALQNIVEENKLDGPWQNDSDVEDMLLTWQLQKSNWKTLISPGARCFVDSMRSYHTYREQRNKWKSGTVDLPTNGNFDVRTKHKGKLWRSQIKTLCDLLIRLLFILFLSAALATDQFYWSWLWLIPIVLASVLNIMLAVKTPMHRPIDVILAGLLISPEIYLWVNLITFSQVWLERLAANKKDGWANQYNAENGKTRSKLGQGILIGFAFIGMIVVLCIYFRDYLTSPSVQQAIYPYLMNGWILLTYLTIYQSLYMVYQIWTLRKHIQA, from the coding sequence ATGAACAATCAGCGTGTCGTTACTGGAAGTATTGGAGCTTCGTATATGAGGCCGCGCATCGTGGCATTTATTCCCGCGCATAATGAAGAGAAATCAATTCGCGACTGCTTGGCAGGGTTAGGCGATCAGCTTCTTCCGAATAATGTGGAGCTCGATGTATTTGTGATTGCAGATAACTGTACGGACCGCACGAAAGAAAAAGCGGAGCTGGCTGGAGATGAATTTGATTTAAATGTAAAAGTACTGGTCACTGAAAATAATAAACAGCGAAAAGTCGGCGCGTTAAATACGGCTTGGAAAAAGATATATGGAGATACACTAGATTTATATAATACGACGCTGACTAAATATCAGCAGCTGTATAAAGAGTCGATTAAAGCGATTTTAGGAATGGATGCAGACAGCCGCTTGGCGCCTAAAGCACTCATTAATTTATGGGAAGATTTAATGACGTCGCGAAACATCGGCGGCGTGATGGCGAAATATACGATGAGAATGCCTGAAAAGAAGAACTCTCTTTCAAAAGATGATGTGCATTACGAGGAAAAACTGGCAAGCGGCGAGTACGGAGGACCGATAGCCCGGTGGTGGACACATCAGCAAAAGCAGGATATGGCAAGCTGGCTGTTAGATCTTCAGTACCACGGCGGAAGCACGTATGTACTCGGCGGTCAGGCTACGCTGTTTCGCCCTGAAGCGCTTCAAAATATAGTGGAAGAAAATAAGCTTGACGGTCCTTGGCAAAATGACAGCGACGTTGAAGATATGCTGCTGACGTGGCAGCTGCAAAAATCTAATTGGAAAACGTTAATTAGTCCAGGAGCTCGCTGCTTTGTGGACTCGATGAGAAGCTATCACACGTACCGTGAACAGCGTAATAAATGGAAGTCCGGGACCGTTGATTTACCGACAAACGGAAACTTTGACGTCAGAACCAAGCATAAAGGAAAGCTGTGGCGTTCACAGATTAAAACGCTGTGTGATTTACTCATTCGCCTGCTGTTTATTTTATTTTTATCCGCTGCGCTTGCGACCGATCAATTTTACTGGTCATGGCTTTGGTTAATTCCGATTGTGTTGGCTTCTGTGTTAAATATTATGCTCGCCGTCAAAACTCCGATGCACAGGCCGATTGATGTGATACTGGCCGGTCTTTTGATTAGTCCGGAGATTTATTTATGGGTGAATTTAATTACGTTTAGTCAAGTATGGCTAGAAAGACTTGCGGCTAATAAAAAAGACGGCTGGGCGAATCAATATAACGCAGAAAACGGAAAAACGCGCAGTAAATTAGGGCAAGGCATTTTAATAGGCTTTGCGTTTATAGGAATGATTGTTGTGCTGTGCATCTATTTCCGTGATTACTTAACGAGCCCTTCTGTACAACAAGCCATTTATCCGTACTTAATGAACGGCTGGATCTTGCTGACGTATTTGACAATCTATCAGTCTCTTTATATGGTTTATCAAATTTGGACGCTTAGAAAACATATTCAAGCATAA
- a CDS encoding APC family permease: MKGKPSATFVRTLTLRSLVILGLAYMAPMTVFTTYGVVAQTTHGMVSMAYVFALAAMLFTAYSYGHMAKEYPLSGSAYTYTQKSISPHIGFFVGWSVLLDYLFLPMINFLLAGTFLSAAFPSIPSSLWILLFIVIITCINVFGIQMTAKVNGILVLFQFLVTALFVILSIKKMIEGESDIVFFSSLQLFDSEDSFSFVLSGASILCLSFLGFDAVTTLSEETINPKKNVPKAIILVAFIGGILFILVSYITQLVYPNYHSFKVVDSASFEIAAYIGGTLFSSVFLAGIITSTIASGISSHASASRLLYAMGRESMLPKRLFTYIHPKYKTPSRNVIFIGVLSLNALVMDVVTAASFINFGALIAFTFVNISVIFHYYIRRKQRDFKGTCRYLISPIIGGAFTIWLWTSLDIKSLSLGSIWVVIGFIYLLYKTSFFTKAPPQFTFNEKTEPNQPKTEHIS; this comes from the coding sequence ATGAAAGGTAAGCCAAGTGCTACATTTGTCCGTACGCTAACGCTTCGATCACTTGTCATTTTAGGGCTTGCATATATGGCTCCAATGACGGTGTTTACTACATATGGAGTTGTGGCTCAAACTACGCATGGCATGGTTTCTATGGCGTATGTTTTTGCTCTTGCAGCGATGTTATTTACGGCTTACAGCTACGGGCATATGGCTAAAGAATATCCTTTATCAGGCTCTGCCTATACGTATACTCAAAAATCTATAAGTCCTCATATAGGATTTTTTGTCGGCTGGTCTGTGCTTTTAGATTATCTTTTTTTGCCAATGATTAATTTTTTGTTAGCAGGAACTTTTTTATCGGCTGCGTTTCCCTCTATTCCATCGTCTCTTTGGATTCTACTTTTTATTGTTATCATTACTTGTATAAACGTGTTTGGTATTCAAATGACAGCAAAAGTAAACGGGATACTTGTTCTTTTTCAATTTCTTGTAACAGCTCTATTTGTTATCTTATCTATTAAGAAAATGATAGAAGGAGAAAGTGATATTGTGTTCTTTTCTTCTTTACAGCTCTTTGACTCAGAGGATTCTTTCTCTTTTGTTCTTTCAGGAGCTTCAATCCTTTGCTTATCTTTCCTTGGATTTGATGCTGTGACTACGCTTTCTGAAGAAACGATTAATCCAAAGAAAAATGTACCAAAGGCTATTATTCTTGTAGCATTTATAGGAGGAATACTTTTTATACTCGTTTCGTACATTACCCAGCTTGTTTATCCAAACTATCATTCATTTAAAGTTGTAGATTCAGCTTCGTTTGAAATAGCAGCTTATATTGGAGGAACGCTCTTTTCATCCGTCTTTCTTGCCGGAATTATCACTTCAACGATTGCATCAGGAATTTCTTCACACGCTAGTGCTTCACGACTGCTTTATGCAATGGGCAGAGAATCAATGTTGCCTAAAAGACTATTTACATATATACATCCAAAATATAAAACACCATCGCGAAACGTTATTTTTATTGGGGTACTCTCATTAAACGCACTAGTAATGGACGTAGTTACAGCTGCTTCCTTTATCAATTTTGGCGCGTTAATTGCTTTTACATTTGTAAATATCTCTGTTATTTTTCACTACTATATTCGTCGAAAACAAAGAGATTTTAAAGGCACATGCCGTTATTTAATCAGTCCCATTATTGGAGGAGCCTTTACAATTTGGTTATGGACAAGCTTAGATATAAAATCTCTCTCCTTAGGGAGTATTTGGGTTGTTATAGGCTTTATTTATCTATTATATAAGACGTCATTTTTTACAAAGGCACCGCCGCAATTTACTTTTAATGAAAAAACAGAGCCAAACCAACCCAAAACCGAACATATATCTTGA
- a CDS encoding carbon-nitrogen hydrolase, with the protein MKETVKVGLIQVKCEENIEVNINYTLKKIKEAAANGAQIICLQELFNAQYFPQSVSPARYELAIPSESSVLKEMADLAADLKVVLIVPFYEKAARGVYFNSAAVFDADGTCLGITRKNHIPDGPNYHEKYYFVPGNTGYPVYETKYGTIGVGICWDEWFPEVARILSLQGADILFYPSAIGSEPDHPELSTRPVWEKAISAHGISNGVFVAAVNRVGTEKEMTFYGGSFVSNPMGEILQALTDEEGILIQEINLKEIDSTRNLLQFMRDRRPDTYELLLKKEAFRAPSNV; encoded by the coding sequence ATGAAAGAAACAGTAAAGGTTGGTCTTATTCAAGTTAAGTGTGAAGAAAACATTGAAGTTAATATTAACTATACGCTCAAAAAAATTAAAGAAGCTGCAGCAAATGGAGCTCAAATTATTTGTCTACAAGAACTATTTAATGCTCAGTACTTCCCTCAAAGTGTGTCACCTGCAAGATACGAACTGGCTATACCATCAGAAAGCTCCGTATTAAAAGAAATGGCAGACCTTGCAGCAGATCTGAAAGTTGTGTTAATTGTTCCTTTTTATGAAAAAGCTGCTAGAGGCGTTTATTTTAATAGTGCAGCCGTATTCGATGCGGACGGAACTTGCTTAGGAATTACAAGAAAGAACCACATTCCTGACGGGCCGAACTATCATGAAAAATATTACTTTGTTCCAGGAAATACAGGATACCCTGTATATGAAACAAAATATGGAACAATTGGAGTGGGAATTTGCTGGGATGAGTGGTTTCCAGAAGTGGCACGAATTTTATCACTGCAAGGAGCGGACATTTTATTTTATCCTTCTGCTATTGGCTCAGAGCCTGATCATCCTGAGCTTTCAACTCGTCCTGTATGGGAAAAAGCTATTTCAGCACATGGTATTTCAAATGGAGTCTTTGTTGCTGCGGTGAACCGAGTAGGAACTGAAAAAGAAATGACATTTTACGGAGGGAGTTTTGTAAGCAATCCAATGGGAGAAATTCTACAAGCTTTAACGGATGAAGAAGGAATTTTGATTCAAGAGATTAATTTAAAAGAAATTGATTCAACACGTAATTTGCTTCAGTTTATGCGTGACAGAAGACCGGACACGTACGAATTATTATTAAAAAAAGAAGCATTCCGCGCACCTTCAAATGTATAA
- a CDS encoding class II histone deacetylase encodes MIHKTSWIWDKRFLRHDTGKIQYMFEGGEVVEPCEEFENKHRMTVIKEMIEKSGLAKHLVRQSPYEATEEDLLRIHTKSHIQRVQTECKAGTREIGPEAYASSETEHIARLSAGAVMKAVDTVMKDGEIRKVYAQIRPPGHHASSDQAMGFCFYNNVAVGAAYAIEHYGLERVVILDWDVHHGNGTQDIFYERDDVLVISIHEENYFPLESGQVHEVGQGKGEGYNVNIPVPSMTGDEGYQYVFESIIAPFISQFEPELIIISAGQDANALDPISRLMVTREGFKYMANKMRKLAETHCEGRLIVAQEGGYNLAYLPIATMGVIEGLTGIDVNWKDPHVLPKRKTPTTLFQAVDDVMNYQKRFWKFAEKKSFC; translated from the coding sequence ATGATACATAAAACAAGCTGGATTTGGGATAAACGATTTTTACGCCATGACACGGGCAAGATTCAGTATATGTTTGAAGGTGGAGAAGTAGTAGAGCCTTGCGAAGAATTTGAAAACAAGCATCGAATGACTGTGATTAAAGAAATGATTGAAAAAAGCGGTTTAGCAAAGCACTTAGTTAGACAATCACCCTATGAAGCAACGGAGGAAGATTTACTTCGCATTCATACCAAAAGCCATATCCAGCGTGTTCAGACAGAATGTAAAGCAGGAACAAGGGAAATTGGACCTGAAGCTTATGCATCTTCTGAAACAGAACATATTGCGAGGCTATCTGCAGGTGCTGTCATGAAAGCAGTAGATACAGTAATGAAGGACGGGGAGATAAGGAAAGTTTACGCTCAAATACGTCCGCCAGGGCATCATGCGTCTTCAGATCAAGCAATGGGCTTTTGTTTTTATAACAATGTGGCTGTAGGCGCTGCTTATGCAATTGAACATTACGGTTTAGAAAGAGTCGTCATCTTAGATTGGGATGTTCATCACGGAAACGGAACGCAGGATATCTTTTATGAACGTGACGACGTACTCGTTATTTCCATTCATGAAGAAAATTATTTCCCATTAGAATCTGGTCAGGTACATGAAGTAGGACAAGGAAAAGGGGAAGGATACAATGTAAATATACCCGTACCTTCGATGACTGGAGATGAAGGCTATCAATATGTATTTGAATCTATTATTGCACCATTTATTAGCCAATTTGAGCCGGAGCTTATCATAATATCAGCGGGGCAAGATGCAAATGCATTGGATCCTATTTCTCGTTTAATGGTAACGAGAGAAGGATTTAAATATATGGCAAACAAGATGCGGAAATTAGCAGAAACACATTGCGAAGGAAGGCTCATTGTAGCACAAGAAGGAGGATATAACCTAGCATATCTTCCTATCGCAACCATGGGAGTTATTGAAGGGCTTACCGGTATAGATGTGAACTGGAAAGATCCGCACGTTTTGCCGAAAAGAAAAACACCGACTACTTTGTTCCAAGCAGTAGACGACGTCATGAACTATCAAAAAAGATTTTGGAAGTTCGCCGAGAAAAAAAGTTTTTGTTGA